The DNA segment ATCTTATCCATCTATGTGGGATTGAACGGCTCGCGGGGGATTGAAGTCACCGTGACTTCAATGCCTGATTCGGTTTGCATGCAGTGGTTTTAGATGGAGACCCTTTTCAGCAGGAAATGTAACTGCAACTTCCGCAGGGATGTGAATTGTGATAAGAAAATACGGTAACAGCTACTGCTTCTGTTTCTGTGAATTGTGATAAGAAAACATGGTAGTTGATGTGAATTGGTTGGAGATACTACCTACTGCTTCTGTTTCTGCGCTGAATCCCTATCCTATCTTATTGCTAAAAGGAAGCCTATTTTAACAATATGCATATTATCTAAACTAACCTTATATTCTCTATACAAACCATGAGCTATCTAAACAAATGTGTATGATTTGGCTAGTCATCAACTACTCTCCTCCATGGGAATCTTTGTGACAGAAGAAATTCAtggaaattattattatttgtttcGCCGGAGGTTATCCATGACAAGAAACAAACCTcgcaaaataaaagaagagggtCTAATTCAGCACACATTCTACTACTTTCACACAAAGGTGTACATCAATCCTGCTCAAGGTGACGTGGATATTGTTTTAGGAGACTATTCAGTGGCCACCGGGTACAGGGCGCCGCCGTTGACGTCGGCGACGTATGCACTGGATTACCGCCGTCGCGCCATGGTGTTCTATCTTCGAGCTTTGAGGCGTTGGATAGGACGTGGAGGGGGACGATGAGGGCAAGCACCACCTTTGCTCATCGTCGGCCTCCGCCGTCGGTCGCCGGAGTAGATAGGTGAGGCCGTCTTTTAGTAACAATCAGAATCCAGAGACAGCTATACTATTACTGCAAACTACTACTCAGTAGCTAACTGATCACACGATCAGAAATCAAGAAAAGGCGCGCATAGATCATTGCTCAAAAGATGAAGCTGCACCAAGGACAAGGAGATTACCAAATAATTTACTCAAATTTCCCGTAACAGCAATATCTAATCACCAGCTTGTACTCGATGCACATGTATAGCCAGCTAAAGCATCAAAGAAACACACCTACTGATTACTAGCAATCACCAGCAAGAAGCTCGTCATCACGACGACGCTGCCGCGACGCCGGCGCGGTCGTAGCCGCGGCAGCGCGGGCTCTCGGCGAAGTCGCCGAGCGGGAACGACGTCGCGACGGGGCCGATGTAGAAGCTGAGCCGGTCCCCGGCGCGGTCGACCTCGCCGACGGAGAGCCACAGGAACAGCACCTTCACCGATATCCCCTCCAGCGCCGTCAGCGAGCCCGCCGCGGCGGAGCCGGAGACGCGCGCGTCGTAGCGGACCAGCCACTTGTGCGACAGCAGAAACTCGCAGGCACGCGGGAAGTACACCTCGAAGGTGCCGTCCGGGCGGAGCACGTACCCCTCCACGCCCTCCGGCAGGATGCCCCGCGGTAAGTCGTACCGCTCCAGCATCTCGTACGCTGTCGGCGACGACGTGCCGTTGCCGCCCACCGACGACTCCGCGGCGACCACGGCGACGGTGGCcagtaggaggaggagcgggtaGGTGGCCTTGCTGCCGGCCATGGAGGACCTGTTGGCTTCCTAGCTTACTTGTTTGCTTCCTTGTGCTTACTTTGCAAGTCTTGTGGTTTCATTTGTAGCTTGCAAATGGATGGATGTATCGATGTACATATTCTTGTAATCTTGTTGGTTTGGGTTTGTGATAAAATGATGTTTCAGTTGAGCTTAACTAATTGGACTAATCAACTAAAAAatgtccttttttttcttcttttaaaaaatgCTTTCAAAGTTGATGGCTACATAATGGACTAATCATTCATTGAAGAGAATGTATTTGTCACATATACAGTGTGTGTATGTTAGCAGTTGGGGATTGTAGGGAGTCGCTTTCTTCTTTTAGATAATTAGTTCACAAATGCACGGCATCCTATTTGCTTTCTGTGATTGGACTATGCATGTAGATATATGTAGGCAATGGCCGCCAAATGCATGAATAATGATATGGCATGGTTCATTATTGAACTGCAAAGAGTTCATTCATGTGTATGTGTTGAGTTTCATtcgtaatattattgattttctACGTACCTTAATTTGTTCCTTGGCATCCGTGTTAGATTCTTTGAATCTCATTTGTTTGCAATGCACATGCGTATGCGTTTCATGGGAAAGCACATCCCAAGTTACAAAGTTATGAATTTATACAAACTTCCGCAATCCTTGCGTCTACGATAAAAAATGAAAGCTCTTGAATTCTTAGAAAAAATCCGtaagtatatatgtgtatatgtgtatatacatacatatatatatatatgctattatATATTTGGGTGTAGAATACTATTCTACATTCCGGCTCAGCCCAGCCCACCCAGCTGCGCCAAACGCGTGTTCGCCTAGTTGCGCTCCAGAC comes from the Phragmites australis chromosome 22, lpPhrAust1.1, whole genome shotgun sequence genome and includes:
- the LOC133905146 gene encoding uncharacterized protein LOC133905146; translated protein: MAGSKATYPLLLLLATVAVVAAESSVGGNGTSSPTAYEMLERYDLPRGILPEGVEGYVLRPDGTFEVYFPRACEFLLSHKWLVRYDARVSGSAAAGSLTALEGISVKVLFLWLSVGEVDRAGDRLSFYIGPVATSFPLGDFAESPRCRGYDRAGVAAASS